In Paraflavitalea devenefica, the following are encoded in one genomic region:
- the gatC gene encoding Asp-tRNA(Asn)/Glu-tRNA(Gln) amidotransferase subunit GatC yields the protein MEVNDALVENLANLARLQFNEGEKEIIKNDLQRMIHFVDKLNELDTTGVAPLLHMSDNENVLREDRVQGSISREEAVRNAPDTDGVFFKVPKVIRKTEV from the coding sequence ATGGAAGTCAATGACGCATTAGTGGAAAACCTCGCCAATCTGGCACGTTTGCAGTTCAATGAGGGGGAGAAAGAAATAATTAAGAACGACCTGCAACGAATGATCCATTTTGTCGACAAACTGAATGAGCTGGATACTACGGGCGTAGCCCCCCTCCTGCACATGTCGGATAATGAGAATGTGTTACGCGAGGATAGGGTACAGGGGTCTATATCCCGGGAGGAAGCCGTCAGGAACGCCCCCGATACGGATGGTGTTTTCTTTAAGGTACCCAAAGTGATCCGGAAGACAGAAGTCTGA
- a CDS encoding deoxynucleoside kinase, which translates to MAKSKKPKHIAVAGNIGAGKTTLTELLSKHYRWIPQFEDVDHNPYLFDFYEDMPRWSFNLQIYFLNSRLNQLLDIHRGTETVVQDRTIYEDAHIFAPNLHEMGLMSKRDFDNYFLFFETLKSMVQPPDLLIYLKASVPTLVAQIQKRGREYEENIRLDYLKRLNDFYNKWIDGYKEGPLLVIDIDKNKFPENEEHLGEIIRKIDSQLYGLF; encoded by the coding sequence ATGGCAAAAAGCAAAAAACCCAAACATATAGCAGTAGCAGGAAATATTGGCGCCGGAAAGACTACCCTTACAGAACTGCTGAGCAAGCATTACCGCTGGATACCTCAGTTTGAAGATGTAGACCACAATCCTTACCTGTTCGACTTTTATGAGGATATGCCCCGCTGGAGCTTTAACCTTCAGATATACTTTTTGAACAGCCGCCTGAACCAGTTACTGGATATTCACCGTGGCACGGAAACCGTGGTGCAGGACAGAACGATCTATGAAGATGCGCATATTTTTGCGCCCAACCTGCATGAGATGGGCCTGATGAGTAAACGGGATTTTGATAATTACTTCCTGTTCTTTGAAACGCTCAAGTCCATGGTGCAGCCTCCCGACCTGTTGATCTACCTGAAAGCATCGGTACCTACACTGGTGGCGCAGATCCAGAAAAGAGGCCGGGAATACGAAGAGAATATCCGCCTTGATTACCTCAAACGCCTCAACGACTTTTACAATAAATGGATTGATGGCTACAAAGAAGGCCCCCTGCTGGTAATAGATATTGACAAAAACAAATTCCCCGAGAACGAAGAACACCTGGGAGAGATCATCCGAAAGATTGACTCGCAATTATACGGCTTGTTTTAA
- a CDS encoding sulfatase-like hydrolase/transferase, with the protein MLQARLKKGLTTNWHFIGVILFFIIHGYSEHQGLIPLRELLLLLAALLAAGFLLFGISRKLFKMQAEKAGLFTSFVLALVLFFSVFQDFFTSIRFLSFIGRLVIFFPLCIAAMIAALVWLKKTGRPFKKGVFFINTVLVVYIVVDLCIIVTHCLFPVAQQKDKSLEKWALRVCDTCARPPVYFVLLDSYFGSAGLREFYQYDNSRFDNFLRQQGFHVTDGTHSNYLHTLFSMASLLNMSYLEEKGPITIENHYAYKAGVAAVRNNIVCRFFKEQGYQIRNYSIFDIDNIPAGHQSGLMPDKIQLITQQTMYYRVKKYGPPFLARMKWAPGLEKSIANDFVGNNERMLNLTLSASRQKQEKPVFTYLHLMMPHMPFSYDSVGNRTVPAPAGSVSIEKMDDQFLQYEVYANKWMITFIEQLKAATRGEAVIVLMSDHGYRPAGRRERSLACQTLNAVYLPSQNYAGWYNGMTNVNQFRGLFNTLFDQHLPMLKDSIVYH; encoded by the coding sequence ATGTTACAGGCACGCCTGAAAAAAGGGTTGACTACCAACTGGCATTTTATAGGTGTGATCCTGTTCTTTATTATTCATGGGTATAGTGAACACCAGGGATTGATACCCCTGCGTGAGTTATTGCTGTTATTGGCTGCATTGCTGGCAGCAGGCTTTTTATTGTTTGGCATCAGCAGGAAGTTATTTAAAATGCAGGCAGAAAAGGCCGGCCTCTTTACTTCTTTCGTATTGGCGCTGGTACTTTTCTTTAGTGTGTTCCAGGATTTCTTTACTTCTATCCGCTTCCTTTCCTTTATAGGACGCCTGGTGATCTTTTTCCCGTTGTGTATAGCAGCCATGATCGCAGCACTGGTTTGGTTGAAAAAGACCGGCCGGCCCTTTAAAAAGGGGGTGTTCTTTATAAACACTGTACTGGTAGTTTACATTGTAGTAGACCTGTGTATAATAGTCACTCACTGCTTGTTTCCCGTTGCTCAGCAAAAAGATAAAAGCCTGGAAAAATGGGCCCTTAGGGTTTGTGATACCTGCGCCAGGCCACCGGTTTATTTCGTTTTATTAGATTCCTATTTCGGTTCAGCGGGGTTACGGGAGTTTTATCAGTATGATAACTCCCGGTTTGATAATTTTTTACGGCAGCAGGGTTTTCATGTTACAGACGGCACGCACAGCAACTACCTGCATACCTTATTTTCTATGGCTTCCCTGTTGAACATGAGCTACCTGGAAGAAAAAGGCCCTATCACCATAGAAAATCATTATGCCTATAAAGCAGGAGTAGCTGCTGTCCGCAATAACATCGTGTGCCGCTTCTTTAAAGAGCAGGGTTACCAGATCAGGAACTATTCCATTTTTGATATAGACAATATACCGGCAGGGCATCAGTCGGGGCTAATGCCGGATAAGATCCAACTGATCACACAGCAGACCATGTATTACCGGGTGAAAAAATATGGGCCGCCATTTTTGGCAAGGATGAAATGGGCGCCCGGATTGGAAAAAAGTATAGCCAATGATTTTGTCGGGAATAATGAGCGTATGTTAAACCTCACGTTATCAGCAAGTCGTCAAAAACAGGAGAAGCCCGTATTTACCTACCTGCATTTGATGATGCCGCATATGCCTTTTTCGTATGATAGTGTGGGAAACAGGACTGTTCCTGCCCCGGCCGGATCAGTGAGCATTGAAAAGATGGATGATCAGTTCCTGCAATACGAGGTGTACGCCAATAAGTGGATGATTACCTTTATTGAACAATTAAAGGCGGCCACACGCGGCGAGGCTGTTATCGTACTGATGAGTGACCATGGCTACCGGCCTGCAGGGCGCAGGGAACGGTCATTAGCCTGCCAAACGCTGAATGCTGTATACCTGCCCAGTCAAAATTATGCAGGCTGGTACAATGGCATGACGAATGT
- the trpS gene encoding tryptophan--tRNA ligase has translation MEKVVQQQIVMSGIRPTGFLHLGNYFGALRNFVRMQEEYPCYFMVADLHALTTHPDTKELKTNIHRVLAEHIACGLDPDKAALYCQSHVYETSELYLYLNMLAYKGELEKTTTFKDKARLQPDNINAGLLTYPVLQAADILLHRASLVPVGKDQEQHLEMARTYVNRFNHRYGDVFPEPVAFNYGAQLVKVPSLDGAGKMSKSENQNATLYLSDTDQQILDKVKKAKTDSGPTVPNSPKPDYIENIFLLMKLVSKEEVIRKFEEDYNNCIIRYGDMKKQLGEDMVSFIAPIREKAEAIRNDEQYLKVIMEKGADKARTSARATMGLVREAMGLNYY, from the coding sequence ATGGAAAAGGTTGTTCAGCAACAGATTGTTATGAGTGGCATCAGGCCCACCGGCTTTTTACACCTGGGTAATTACTTTGGGGCCCTGCGCAATTTTGTGCGCATGCAGGAGGAATACCCCTGCTATTTTATGGTGGCAGACCTGCACGCCCTTACCACCCATCCGGATACAAAAGAGCTGAAGACGAATATACACCGGGTACTGGCCGAACATATTGCCTGTGGCCTGGACCCCGATAAAGCGGCTTTATATTGCCAGAGCCATGTATATGAAACATCTGAGCTGTACCTCTACCTCAATATGCTGGCCTACAAGGGGGAACTGGAAAAAACCACCACCTTTAAAGATAAAGCCCGCCTGCAGCCGGATAACATCAATGCCGGCCTGCTGACTTATCCTGTATTACAGGCGGCGGATATCCTGCTGCACCGCGCCTCCCTGGTGCCGGTAGGCAAAGACCAGGAGCAACACCTGGAAATGGCACGCACCTATGTAAACCGGTTCAACCACCGGTATGGCGATGTATTCCCCGAGCCTGTTGCCTTCAATTATGGCGCACAACTGGTAAAAGTACCCAGCCTGGACGGCGCTGGTAAGATGAGCAAGAGCGAAAACCAGAACGCTACCCTCTACCTGTCGGATACCGACCAGCAGATCCTGGATAAAGTAAAGAAGGCCAAAACAGACAGCGGCCCTACAGTGCCCAACTCTCCCAAGCCTGATTATATCGAAAACATCTTCCTGCTGATGAAGCTCGTAAGTAAAGAAGAGGTGATCCGGAAGTTTGAAGAGGATTACAACAATTGCATCATCCGCTATGGCGATATGAAAAAGCAATTGGGCGAAGATATGGTCAGCTTCATTGCTCCCATCCGGGAGAAAGCAGAAGCCATCCGTAATGATGAGCAATACCTGAAAGTCATTATGGAGAAAGGAGCTGATAAGGCCCGTACCAGCGCCCGGGCCACGATGGGGCTGGTGCGTGAAGCGATGGGGTTGAATTATTATTAA